From the Cohaesibacter sp. ES.047 genome, one window contains:
- a CDS encoding IS256 family transposase has protein sequence MSIDKALLDHLMEGRKAGDLFGEDGILQELTKALAERALSAELDEHLTEERADAPPEGANQAPNRRNGRSQKTVTTDSGKVILDIPRDRNGSFDPLLIAKYQRRFPEFDTKIISMYARGMTTREIQGHIEDIYGIEASPSLISAITDAVMEEVTAWQNRPLEPCYPIVFMDAIRVKIRTDGVVLNKAVFVALAVLPDGTRDVLGLWFQANEGAKFWAKVLSDLRNRGVQDILIAVVDGLKGFPQAIEAAFPQTQVQTCIVHLLRHSMSFASYKDRKAVAAALKAVYTAVDAAAAETALAEFENSDLAAKYPAIAPSWRRTWNEVIPFLDYPPQVRRLIYTTNAIEALNSKIRRAVRSRGHFPSDEAAAKLIYLALNATSVEWKRSVREWHSVKSQFAIMFEDRFQMA, from the coding sequence ATGAGCATCGACAAAGCCCTTTTGGATCATCTGATGGAAGGCCGCAAAGCGGGCGATCTGTTCGGAGAGGACGGGATTCTGCAAGAACTGACCAAGGCGCTGGCCGAACGAGCCCTGAGCGCCGAACTGGACGAGCATCTGACCGAAGAACGCGCCGATGCGCCGCCTGAAGGCGCGAACCAGGCGCCAAATCGTCGCAATGGCCGCAGCCAGAAGACGGTGACCACCGACAGCGGGAAGGTCATTCTCGACATTCCCCGTGACCGCAACGGCAGCTTTGATCCTCTGCTGATCGCCAAGTATCAGCGCCGCTTTCCCGAGTTCGACACCAAGATCATCAGCATGTACGCGCGCGGGATGACGACCCGCGAGATCCAGGGGCATATCGAGGATATCTATGGTATAGAGGCGTCCCCGAGCCTGATTTCGGCGATCACCGATGCCGTGATGGAGGAAGTGACCGCCTGGCAGAACCGCCCGCTGGAACCGTGTTATCCGATTGTGTTCATGGACGCGATCCGGGTCAAGATCCGCACCGACGGCGTGGTTCTGAACAAGGCGGTTTTTGTGGCCCTGGCTGTTCTCCCGGACGGCACCCGCGACGTTCTGGGGCTTTGGTTCCAGGCCAATGAGGGTGCCAAGTTCTGGGCTAAAGTTCTCAGCGATCTGCGCAACCGTGGCGTTCAGGACATTCTCATCGCCGTCGTGGACGGTCTGAAGGGCTTCCCCCAGGCCATCGAGGCAGCCTTTCCTCAGACCCAGGTCCAGACCTGTATCGTGCATCTGCTGCGCCATTCCATGAGCTTTGCCAGCTACAAGGATCGCAAGGCCGTCGCAGCGGCTCTTAAGGCTGTCTACACCGCTGTGGACGCAGCAGCCGCGGAGACTGCGCTGGCGGAGTTCGAAAACAGCGACCTTGCCGCCAAATACCCGGCAATCGCGCCGAGTTGGCGCCGGACTTGGAACGAGGTGATCCCGTTCCTTGACTATCCGCCCCAAGTGCGCAGGCTGATCTACACCACGAACGCCATTGAAGCACTGAACTCGAAAATCCGCCGGGCCGTTCGCTCCCGCGGGCATTTCCCCAGTGACGAGGCAGCTGCGAAATTGATTTATCTCGCCCTGAATGCTACTTCTGTGGAATGGAAACGCTCCGTGCGCGAATGGCACTCAGTGAAAAGCCAGTTCGCAATAATGTTCGAAGATCGTTTCCAAATGGCGTAA
- a CDS encoding tyrosine-type recombinase/integrase has product MPRRAKPPRLFLRERQGRSPVYVILDRGNETSTGYGPECSEEAEKFLSDYLATKWSTRDLVSPSNMAVADVLTAYAIEHAPSTADPARVGYAIDALMGFWGEKTVAEVKKNNCRKYAEERGVADGTIRRELGVLRAALNYCEHEEYLLKAPVVHLPNKPSGRDRWLTREEVAKLLRVARKNPETRHIAKFILVAVYTGTRKSAILNLGWEKSDFAGHIDIENGILYRAGAKERQTDKERTPARLPRQILLHARLWRKNNPICVITYRGEKVKDIKTGWERICRDAAITDVNRHTLKHTAITWAMRNRATPADAASFFATSIRTIEETYLHHHPDFQDSAVSAMEGNNKKPRK; this is encoded by the coding sequence ATGCCGCGTAGAGCCAAACCCCCGCGCCTCTTTCTCCGGGAGAGACAAGGTCGTTCGCCGGTCTATGTCATCCTCGACCGGGGCAACGAGACAAGCACGGGCTACGGCCCTGAATGCAGCGAAGAAGCTGAAAAGTTCTTGAGTGACTATCTCGCGACCAAATGGTCGACGCGAGATCTGGTCTCTCCCTCCAATATGGCTGTGGCCGATGTTCTGACTGCCTATGCAATTGAACATGCGCCAAGCACGGCCGACCCAGCAAGGGTGGGATATGCCATTGATGCACTGATGGGCTTTTGGGGCGAAAAGACCGTTGCAGAGGTCAAGAAAAACAATTGTCGCAAATATGCTGAAGAGCGCGGTGTTGCTGATGGGACAATTCGGCGTGAGTTGGGCGTTCTTCGCGCTGCTTTGAATTATTGTGAGCACGAGGAATATCTCCTCAAGGCTCCTGTTGTCCATCTGCCCAACAAGCCTTCTGGCCGCGATCGCTGGTTGACCCGAGAGGAAGTCGCCAAGCTCTTGAGAGTGGCACGCAAAAATCCAGAGACGAGGCACATTGCCAAGTTCATTCTGGTTGCGGTCTATACCGGCACCCGAAAAAGCGCCATCCTCAATCTCGGTTGGGAAAAGTCCGACTTTGCGGGTCATATCGATATCGAAAACGGAATTCTTTATCGTGCTGGCGCGAAGGAACGGCAAACCGACAAAGAACGCACGCCGGCCCGCTTGCCAAGACAGATTCTCTTGCACGCTCGACTTTGGCGCAAGAACAATCCGATCTGTGTGATTACCTATCGCGGTGAGAAGGTCAAGGACATCAAGACAGGCTGGGAGCGGATTTGCCGTGATGCAGCGATCACGGATGTCAATCGGCACACCTTGAAACATACGGCCATCACATGGGCTATGCGGAACCGCGCAACGCCTGCCGATGCAGCAAGCTTTTTTGCCACCTCTATCCGGACAATCGAGGAAACCTACCTCCATCACCATCCTGATTTTCAGGATTCGGCTGTCAGTGCAATGGAAGGGAATAACAAGAAGCCCAGGAAATAG
- a CDS encoding SLC13 family permease, which yields MTAPTLTFDQISLFCLFGLVFAMLLWGRVRYDLVAFGALVIALLLGLVPKEEAFSGFGHPATMIVALVLVVSRGLVLSGAVDRITTLVVDADRSLQSHVSIIGAIGGLLSAIMNNVAALALLMPVDIQASQKSGRSPSLTLMPLAFCTILGGMITLIGTPPNIIIASFRGEQLGEPFSMFDFAPVGLVAAVIGTLFVALVGWRLIPGASARRDETQELFEIGKYIAEVVVTEDSEALGQFVKDLDAATEEHDVAVLGVIRNGRRLAGSSRNIELKAKDILVLEAGPEQIDKFVGSLSLGYERKPSEAPAAANGMELMECVVPADARIVDRSSMSLRLLSRRNVTLLGISRQGRRVYHRVRKEQIQPGDVLLLLGPSGALADTVRWLGCLPLANRGLSLTQHGRAGLAVGLFAAAILAASFGFVYLPVALAAVVVLYALLKIVPIRELYDTIEWPVVVLLGSMIPLGSALENSGGTSLIAGSIVSLTDGFAPAIILTILMVVTMTLSDVLNNTATAVVAAPIAMEIASRLNVNPDPFLMAVAVAASCAFLTPIGHKNNTLIMGPGGYKFGDYWRMGLPLEILIIAVSVPAILVFWPL from the coding sequence ATGACCGCCCCAACACTCACCTTCGACCAGATTTCCCTTTTCTGCCTGTTTGGCCTCGTCTTTGCCATGCTGCTGTGGGGGCGTGTCCGTTATGATCTCGTCGCCTTTGGCGCTCTGGTGATCGCGCTGTTGCTGGGCCTTGTCCCAAAGGAAGAGGCTTTTTCGGGTTTTGGCCATCCGGCAACCATGATCGTGGCGTTGGTTTTGGTGGTCTCGCGCGGACTGGTGCTCTCCGGTGCCGTTGACAGAATCACGACGCTGGTGGTCGATGCTGACCGTTCACTGCAGAGCCACGTCTCCATCATCGGAGCAATTGGCGGCCTTCTCAGCGCGATCATGAACAATGTCGCGGCTCTGGCGCTCCTCATGCCGGTTGACATTCAGGCTTCGCAAAAGTCCGGCCGCAGCCCATCACTCACCCTCATGCCCCTCGCCTTCTGCACCATTCTGGGCGGCATGATCACGTTGATCGGCACACCGCCCAATATCATCATCGCCTCCTTCCGTGGTGAACAGCTGGGAGAGCCGTTCTCGATGTTCGACTTTGCCCCCGTGGGACTGGTTGCAGCCGTTATCGGCACGCTGTTCGTTGCCCTTGTCGGCTGGCGTCTGATACCCGGAGCGTCGGCCAGACGCGACGAAACCCAGGAACTGTTCGAAATCGGCAAATATATCGCCGAGGTGGTCGTCACAGAGGACAGCGAAGCTCTGGGCCAATTTGTAAAGGATCTGGATGCGGCGACCGAAGAGCATGACGTTGCCGTTCTAGGGGTCATCCGTAATGGCCGCCGTCTCGCCGGCAGCAGCCGCAATATCGAGCTGAAGGCCAAGGATATTCTGGTGCTCGAAGCTGGGCCTGAGCAGATCGACAAATTCGTCGGCTCTCTCAGTCTTGGCTATGAGCGCAAGCCGTCGGAAGCGCCCGCAGCGGCAAACGGTATGGAACTCATGGAATGTGTCGTGCCAGCCGATGCCCGGATTGTTGATCGCTCATCGATGTCTTTGCGCCTGCTCTCGCGGCGCAATGTGACCCTGCTTGGCATCTCCCGCCAGGGCCGCCGTGTCTATCATCGGGTGCGCAAGGAACAGATCCAGCCTGGTGACGTCCTGCTCCTGCTCGGCCCATCCGGAGCGCTGGCCGATACGGTTCGGTGGTTGGGCTGCCTGCCGCTGGCCAATCGTGGCCTGTCTCTCACCCAGCATGGCCGCGCGGGTCTTGCTGTGGGGCTCTTTGCCGCCGCAATCCTTGCTGCCAGCTTTGGCTTCGTGTATCTGCCTGTGGCCCTTGCAGCGGTTGTCGTGCTCTATGCCCTGCTCAAGATCGTGCCCATCCGGGAGCTCTATGACACCATCGAATGGCCGGTCGTCGTGCTGTTGGGATCAATGATCCCCTTGGGGTCAGCCCTTGAGAACTCAGGCGGCACCAGTCTCATTGCCGGGTCCATCGTGTCCCTGACCGACGGATTTGCCCCCGCGATCATTCTCACCATTCTGATGGTTGTCACCATGACCCTGTCGGATGTTCTCAACAACACAGCCACCGCGGTCGTTGCCGCTCCCATTGCCATGGAAATCGCGTCCCGATTGAACGTCAATCCCGACCCTTTCCTGATGGCCGTCGCGGTTGCCGCCTCTTGCGCCTTCCTCACCCCCATTGGGCATAAGAACAACACGCTGATCATGGGCCCCGGTGGCTATAAATTCGGCGATTATTGGCGCATGGGACTGCCGCTCGAAATCCTCATTATCGCAGTTTCTGTCCCGGCCATTCTAGTCTTCTGGCCGCTTTGA
- a CDS encoding GFA family protein — protein sequence MIKGRCDCGHVQFEVDAVRESVTICHCSQCRRTSGHLWASTHAPFDSLRFTADEGLRWYESSDWAKRGFCGHCGSSLFYRMNDEDGIGIAAGCLDLPTNLHVSKHIFVKDKGDYYDIADGAQQIERY from the coding sequence ATGATAAAGGGGCGCTGTGACTGTGGGCATGTGCAGTTCGAGGTTGATGCCGTAAGGGAGAGCGTCACGATTTGTCATTGCAGCCAGTGCAGACGGACCAGTGGTCATCTCTGGGCGTCGACGCATGCCCCGTTTGACAGCTTGCGCTTTACCGCAGATGAAGGCTTGCGCTGGTATGAATCCTCTGATTGGGCCAAGCGCGGCTTTTGTGGCCATTGCGGGTCTTCGCTGTTCTACCGGATGAATGACGAAGATGGCATCGGCATTGCGGCTGGGTGCCTTGACCTGCCAACCAACCTTCATGTCAGCAAGCATATTTTCGTGAAGGACAAGGGGGATTATTATGACATTGCCGACGGTGCGCAGCAGATCGAGCGCTATTGA
- a CDS encoding GNAT family N-acetyltransferase — protein MTDQDLSQWSARDWPPNTVLAGRYVRLEPLDADRHGAELFAASNVTDKEEKFRWLFEGPPSDEASFIEWTRREAARRDCLPYAVIDLESGQVAGRQSLMRIDVNNGGIEIGAIYWGPRIARRQGATEAVYLFMKHVFEDLGYRRFEWKCHNDNTPSKRAAERFGFTYEGLFRQHMVIKGKSRDTAWYSIIDKEWPELKAGFEAWLDLANFDDQGGQRRGLSAYLDRT, from the coding sequence TTGACTGATCAGGATTTGAGCCAATGGTCCGCCCGCGACTGGCCTCCCAACACGGTGCTGGCGGGGCGCTATGTTCGCCTTGAACCGCTGGATGCAGACCGACATGGCGCCGAGCTGTTTGCTGCGTCCAATGTGACGGACAAGGAAGAAAAGTTCAGGTGGCTGTTCGAAGGCCCGCCCTCGGACGAAGCGTCATTCATCGAGTGGACGCGGCGGGAAGCCGCGCGGCGTGACTGCTTGCCCTATGCGGTGATTGACTTGGAAAGTGGCCAGGTTGCCGGGCGCCAGTCGTTGATGCGCATTGATGTCAACAACGGGGGCATCGAGATTGGCGCGATCTATTGGGGGCCGCGCATCGCGCGCAGACAAGGGGCAACCGAGGCGGTCTACCTCTTCATGAAGCATGTCTTCGAGGATCTGGGGTATCGTCGCTTTGAGTGGAAGTGTCACAATGACAACACGCCATCCAAACGGGCTGCCGAGCGTTTCGGCTTTACCTATGAGGGTCTGTTTCGCCAGCACATGGTCATCAAGGGCAAGAGCCGGGATACGGCATGGTACTCAATCATCGACAAGGAATGGCCGGAGTTGAAAGCTGGCTTCGAGGCTTGGCTGGATCTGGCCAACTTTGACGATCAGGGTGGTCAGCGCCGCGGGCTTTCGGCCTATCTTGATCGGACCTGA
- a CDS encoding HAD family hydrolase, producing the protein MIKVIAFDADDTLWENEQFYRLTENEFHRLLSDHAESDHLEEKLLAAEKRNLELYGYGIKGFMLSMIETALEVTRGDISTQSIGAILAIGKSLLAHPIELIPGAEQTLDALAEDYQLWLITKGDLFDQERKIAQSGLAEKFDTIEILAEKSTHAYERIFSQHSVCADEILMVGNSLKSDITPVLEVGGWAVFVPHDLTWAHEHVDEPIAHPRYRRIAALAELPALVETLTP; encoded by the coding sequence ATGATCAAAGTGATCGCCTTCGATGCCGATGACACGCTTTGGGAAAATGAGCAATTCTACCGCCTGACAGAGAACGAGTTTCATCGTCTGTTGTCCGACCACGCCGAGAGCGATCATCTCGAAGAAAAACTGCTGGCAGCCGAAAAACGAAATCTTGAGCTATATGGCTATGGCATCAAGGGCTTCATGCTGTCGATGATTGAAACGGCGCTTGAGGTCACCAGAGGGGATATCTCCACACAATCCATCGGCGCAATCCTTGCTATAGGCAAGAGCCTCCTGGCCCATCCCATCGAGTTGATACCCGGTGCCGAGCAGACCCTTGATGCCCTCGCCGAGGACTATCAATTGTGGCTGATCACCAAGGGCGACCTGTTTGATCAGGAGCGCAAGATTGCGCAGTCAGGTCTTGCAGAAAAGTTCGACACCATCGAAATTCTGGCGGAAAAATCCACTCACGCCTACGAGCGCATTTTCTCGCAACACAGCGTCTGCGCGGACGAAATCCTGATGGTAGGGAACTCGCTGAAGTCGGACATCACTCCGGTGCTGGAGGTTGGTGGCTGGGCGGTCTTCGTCCCGCACGATCTGACATGGGCGCATGAGCATGTTGACGAGCCGATTGCTCACCCGCGCTATCGCCGGATTGCCGCCCTTGCCGAATTGCCCGCTCTTGTTGAGACGCTGACACCCTGA
- the secA gene encoding preprotein translocase subunit SecA, with amino-acid sequence MVGLGAIARKVFGTANDRRIKGYHPTVAAINALEDEVSKLSDEDLRNKTAEFRQQLADGTKLQDLLVPAFATVREAAKRSLGQRHYDVQLIGGMVLNDGAIAEMRTGEGKTLVATLAAYLNALEGKGVHVVTVNDYLAKRDAEWMGQVYKFLGMTTGVIIHGIEDGDRKAAYDADITYGTNNEFGFDYLRDNMKYELDHMVQRGHNFAIVDEVDSILVDEARTPLIISGPLDDKSELYTKIDAFIPSLSAEHYEIDEKAKSSTFTEDGTEFIEQILKEAGMLQGETLYDIENVTIVHHLNQALRAHKLFARDKDYIVKNDQVVIIDEFTGRMMEGRRYSEGLHQALEAKERVSIQPENQTLASVTFQNYFRLYNKLSGMTGTALTEAEELADIYNLEVLDVPTNLPVQRVDDDDEVYRTTREKDDALVTLIKECSESGQPMLVGTTSIERSEELSAKLKKAKVEHQVLNARFHEQEAVIIAQAGAPGAVTIATNMAGRGTDIQLGGNLDMRISQEVPAELEGEARTKMIDEIKADIEAKKQVAIKAGGLFVIGTERHESRRIDNQLRGRSGRQGDPGRSKFFLSLEDDLMRIFGSERMDGMLTKLGLKEGEAIIHPWINKALEKAQKKVEARNFDIRKNLLKFDDVMNDQRKVIFDQRIDLMKDASVVETVLDMRHEVIEDIVAKHIPPKAYAEQWDVEGLHDEVQEILNLDVPVKDWAAEEGIADEEILDRLKKAADEASAAKTANFTPDLMRQVEKSILLQILDHLWREHLVALDHLRNVIGYRGYGQRDPLQEYKTESFELFQALLVNLRRMVTQQLAHVQLRQEEPNPFERPEMPEMHEQRIDPDTGENVASGDAADGQDGAFGKVPRNAPCPCGSGKKYKHCHGKLS; translated from the coding sequence ATGGTCGGTCTTGGAGCCATCGCTCGCAAAGTTTTCGGTACGGCAAATGATCGCCGTATCAAGGGATATCACCCGACAGTCGCAGCGATCAATGCACTGGAGGATGAGGTTTCCAAGCTCTCCGATGAAGACTTGCGCAACAAGACCGCCGAGTTTCGCCAGCAGTTGGCAGACGGAACAAAACTTCAGGATCTTCTGGTCCCGGCCTTTGCTACAGTGCGCGAAGCTGCAAAGCGGTCTCTTGGACAGCGCCATTACGATGTGCAGTTGATCGGCGGCATGGTGCTCAATGATGGCGCCATCGCGGAAATGCGTACCGGTGAGGGTAAAACCCTCGTGGCGACGCTGGCTGCCTATCTCAATGCCCTTGAAGGCAAGGGCGTGCATGTGGTCACGGTCAACGACTATCTGGCCAAACGCGATGCCGAATGGATGGGGCAGGTCTACAAATTCCTTGGCATGACCACCGGTGTCATCATTCACGGCATCGAAGATGGTGACCGCAAGGCCGCTTATGACGCAGACATCACCTACGGGACCAACAACGAATTCGGCTTTGACTATCTGCGCGACAACATGAAATACGAGCTCGACCATATGGTTCAGCGCGGACACAATTTCGCGATTGTCGATGAGGTCGACTCGATTCTCGTCGATGAAGCGCGGACCCCGCTGATCATTTCCGGTCCGCTGGATGACAAGTCCGAACTCTACACCAAGATTGATGCCTTCATCCCGAGCCTGTCGGCAGAGCATTACGAGATCGACGAAAAAGCCAAGTCCTCAACCTTTACCGAAGACGGCACCGAGTTCATTGAGCAGATTCTCAAGGAAGCAGGCATGTTGCAGGGCGAAACGCTTTACGACATCGAGAATGTGACCATCGTTCATCATCTCAATCAGGCCCTGCGCGCCCACAAGCTTTTTGCCCGCGACAAGGATTACATCGTCAAGAACGATCAGGTCGTGATCATCGATGAGTTCACTGGCCGCATGATGGAAGGGCGTCGCTATTCCGAAGGTTTGCATCAGGCGCTCGAGGCCAAGGAGCGCGTGTCGATCCAGCCGGAAAACCAGACCCTTGCCTCCGTCACCTTCCAGAACTACTTCCGTCTCTACAACAAGCTTTCGGGCATGACCGGTACGGCGCTGACCGAAGCGGAAGAACTGGCAGACATCTACAATCTCGAAGTGCTCGACGTTCCGACCAACCTGCCGGTCCAGCGCGTCGATGATGATGACGAAGTCTATCGCACCACCCGAGAAAAGGATGACGCCCTTGTCACCCTGATCAAGGAATGTTCCGAGAGTGGCCAGCCCATGCTGGTTGGCACAACCTCCATCGAACGCTCAGAGGAGCTGAGCGCCAAGCTCAAGAAGGCAAAGGTCGAGCATCAGGTCCTGAACGCCCGCTTCCACGAACAGGAAGCCGTTATCATTGCGCAGGCAGGTGCGCCCGGAGCTGTCACCATTGCCACGAACATGGCCGGTCGCGGCACCGATATCCAGCTTGGCGGCAACCTCGACATGCGCATTTCTCAGGAAGTGCCCGCGGAGCTGGAAGGCGAGGCCCGCACCAAGATGATCGATGAAATCAAGGCCGACATCGAAGCCAAGAAGCAAGTTGCCATCAAGGCGGGCGGTCTGTTCGTGATTGGCACCGAGCGCCACGAAAGCCGTCGCATCGACAACCAGTTGCGCGGTCGTTCCGGTCGTCAGGGTGACCCGGGACGCTCCAAATTCTTCCTCTCGCTCGAAGATGACCTGATGCGCATCTTCGGCTCCGAGCGCATGGACGGCATGCTGACCAAGCTCGGCCTGAAGGAAGGCGAAGCCATTATCCATCCGTGGATCAACAAGGCTCTAGAAAAAGCACAGAAAAAGGTTGAGGCACGCAACTTCGACATTCGTAAGAACCTGCTGAAATTTGATGACGTCATGAACGATCAGCGAAAGGTCATTTTCGACCAGCGCATCGATCTGATGAAGGATGCCAGCGTTGTTGAAACCGTTTTGGACATGCGTCACGAGGTCATCGAGGACATCGTCGCCAAGCACATCCCGCCCAAGGCCTATGCCGAGCAGTGGGACGTTGAAGGTCTGCATGACGAAGTGCAGGAAATTCTCAATCTCGACGTGCCGGTCAAGGACTGGGCCGCAGAGGAAGGCATCGCCGACGAGGAAATCCTCGACCGGTTGAAAAAGGCTGCTGACGAGGCATCCGCCGCCAAGACCGCCAATTTCACCCCTGACCTGATGCGTCAGGTGGAAAAATCGATTCTGTTGCAGATCCTCGATCATCTGTGGCGAGAGCATCTGGTGGCGCTTGATCACCTGCGCAACGTCATCGGCTATCGTGGCTACGGGCAGCGTGATCCGCTGCAGGAATACAAGACCGAGAGTTTTGAGCTTTTCCAGGCCCTGCTTGTCAATCTCAGACGGATGGTCACCCAGCAGCTTGCCCATGTGCAATTGCGTCAGGAAGAACCGAACCCGTTCGAGCGCCCCGAAATGCCTGAAATGCACGAGCAGCGCATTGACCCGGACACAGGCGAGAATGTCGCATCGGGCGATGCTGCAGACGGACAGGACGGCGCCTTTGGCAAAGTGCCGCGCAACGCCCCCTGCCCTTGCGGCTCTGGCAAGAAATACAAACATTGCCACGGCAAACTGAGCTAA
- a CDS encoding peptidylprolyl isomerase, with product MVRTIITRSAMAAMTSLLVLGAAGAVHAQDTKKETVLATVNGEDVTSSEMAFIEDEIGARLGKLPPEQKQQRMLSFLIDLKLVAEEAEKQGLDENDRFKKQMDFLRLRALQNEFFRSNIDEAITDEKLKEAYDAEIGSAPVRMQVKARHILLEDEDAAKDVIKELDEGKDFVELAKEKSTGPSATNGGDLGFFGQGQMVPPFEAAAFALEKGAYTKEPVKTQFGWHVILAEDKREQPKPSFDQVRDQLRTVLAQKMFAEKLAELKAKAKVEPVK from the coding sequence ATGGTTCGAACCATTATTACCCGGTCTGCTATGGCCGCCATGACGTCTCTTCTGGTGCTCGGTGCAGCCGGTGCGGTTCACGCCCAGGACACCAAGAAAGAGACAGTTCTTGCCACCGTGAACGGTGAGGACGTCACCAGCAGCGAAATGGCTTTCATCGAAGATGAAATCGGTGCGCGCCTTGGTAAGCTGCCTCCCGAGCAGAAGCAGCAGCGTATGCTCAGTTTCCTCATCGACCTCAAGCTTGTGGCTGAAGAAGCCGAAAAGCAGGGCCTTGATGAGAATGATCGTTTCAAGAAACAGATGGATTTCTTGCGGCTTCGTGCGCTGCAGAATGAGTTTTTCCGCTCCAACATCGACGAAGCCATCACCGATGAAAAGCTGAAAGAAGCCTATGACGCCGAGATCGGTTCAGCTCCGGTCCGCATGCAGGTCAAGGCACGGCACATCCTCCTTGAGGATGAAGACGCAGCCAAGGACGTGATCAAGGAACTCGATGAGGGCAAGGATTTCGTCGAACTGGCGAAAGAGAAATCCACCGGCCCATCGGCCACCAACGGCGGTGATCTTGGCTTTTTCGGTCAGGGCCAAATGGTTCCGCCGTTTGAGGCTGCTGCCTTTGCGCTTGAAAAGGGTGCCTACACCAAGGAACCGGTCAAGACCCAGTTTGGCTGGCACGTTATTTTGGCTGAAGACAAGCGCGAGCAGCCAAAGCCCAGCTTCGATCAGGTTCGGGATCAGCTGCGCACCGTGCTTGCCCAGAAAATGTTTGCCGAAAAGCTTGCCGAGCTGAAAGCCAAAGCAAAGGTTGAGCCGGTGAAGTAA
- the argJ gene encoding bifunctional glutamate N-acetyltransferase/amino-acid acetyltransferase ArgJ, with protein sequence MDLKPSPFAPDDYPELESIDGFRLGVAATGVKYKGRDDLLVVSMDEGTSVAGVFTKSKCPSAPVDWCKRHAGNGSARALVINASNANAFTGSAGDATTLATADAAAKALGVQSSEIFLASTGVIGEPLDPAPIVAHFDALFDETKTDASYLDAARAIMTTDTFPKMATATVDIDGIDVTLCGIAKGSGMIAPDMATMLSFVFTDAPIAPGMLQHMLSTHVETSFNAITVDSDTSTSDTLMVFASGAASKRGCPEISRITDPQLSLFSEALAALLKDLAQMVVKDGEGLSKFLSITVNGAANDAAAKRIALSIANSPLVKTAAAGEDANWGRVVMAVGKAGEAADRDRLSIWFGPMRLAVNGQRDPDYSEAAASAYMKNPEIEITVDLSMGDGTATVWSCDLTHGYISINGDYRS encoded by the coding sequence ATGGATCTCAAACCCTCTCCCTTTGCGCCAGATGACTATCCTGAACTGGAGTCAATCGACGGCTTTCGGCTTGGCGTCGCCGCGACCGGTGTAAAGTACAAGGGGCGCGACGATCTTCTGGTCGTCTCCATGGACGAGGGAACCAGTGTTGCCGGGGTTTTCACCAAATCCAAATGCCCGTCTGCGCCGGTTGACTGGTGCAAGCGCCATGCGGGCAATGGCTCAGCCCGCGCGCTGGTCATCAATGCCTCCAATGCCAACGCCTTCACCGGTTCTGCTGGCGATGCCACGACGCTTGCCACGGCGGATGCGGCAGCCAAGGCACTTGGCGTGCAATCGTCGGAAATCTTTCTCGCCTCCACCGGCGTGATTGGCGAGCCGCTTGATCCGGCCCCCATTGTTGCTCATTTCGACGCGCTTTTTGATGAGACCAAGACCGACGCCTCCTATCTGGATGCGGCGCGGGCCATCATGACGACGGACACCTTCCCCAAGATGGCCACAGCGACCGTCGATATCGACGGCATCGATGTAACCCTATGCGGCATTGCCAAGGGCTCGGGCATGATTGCGCCGGATATGGCAACCATGCTCAGTTTTGTCTTCACCGACGCGCCAATCGCGCCGGGAATGCTGCAGCATATGCTGTCCACCCATGTCGAGACCTCCTTCAATGCGATCACGGTCGATAGCGACACGTCGACATCGGACACCTTGATGGTGTTTGCATCTGGAGCGGCCAGCAAACGCGGCTGTCCTGAGATTTCCCGCATCACGGATCCGCAACTGTCCCTGTTCTCCGAAGCGCTGGCTGCGCTGCTCAAGGATCTCGCACAGATGGTCGTCAAGGATGGCGAGGGACTGAGCAAGTTCCTGTCCATTACTGTCAATGGTGCGGCCAATGATGCGGCTGCAAAGCGGATCGCCCTGTCCATTGCCAACAGTCCTCTGGTCAAGACCGCAGCAGCTGGCGAAGACGCCAACTGGGGCCGCGTTGTCATGGCGGTGGGCAAGGCGGGTGAAGCCGCCGACCGGGACAGGCTGTCCATTTGGTTCGGCCCGATGCGTCTTGCGGTCAACGGGCAGCGTGATCCCGACTATTCCGAAGCGGCCGCGAGTGCCTACATGAAAAACCCGGAAATCGAGATCACCGTGGACCTGAGCATGGGGGATGGCACCGCAACGGTCTGGAGTTGTGATCTCACCCATGGGTATATCTCCATCAATGGCGATTACCGCAGTTGA